From the Telopea speciosissima isolate NSW1024214 ecotype Mountain lineage chromosome 9, Tspe_v1, whole genome shotgun sequence genome, the window GTGGATTTTCTTGTCGTTTAGAGGAATAGAAGAAGGCCTTTTTAGGATACTGGGGAAGGTCTGTACTCTGTAGTCTTTATCagattggaagttggaactacATGTCCAGTCCAGTCCACGTTTGGAAGCGCGGGACGAGTTTGGTGGATCAACACCCTCTCTCGTCCATTTTTAATTTTCCTTATAATTCTCTAAGGACGGTATCCATTTGCAGTAGTTTATTATGATTCCAATAGAAGGCAACATGATTTTAAAAACCCATTACCCAGATTCATCTCTTGCTTCCAAAGTTGATCAGAAACTCAACTGGGAGATCTAATCTCAGAGTTCTCATGAAGATGATGATAAAGATAACTTTTTTATATACGAACAAGCACTCTCTGTTAATAGAACTCCAGTAACGCTTTACATTTATGTATGGGAGTCTATGGACTATGGATTGCTACAGTAGAATAGAATTAAAAATGAGAAAGCAGAAGTTCTGGTGGGCTTGCCGGACGACACCGTCGATGATATATCCTTCAAAATAAGAATGCCGTCGGGGAGAACGCAGGTATGGCCAACGGAACTGAAGCTCGCCTGCAAACAccacaaccacaaaaaaaaaaaaaaaaaaattcataacccTCTTATAGTTCTCCAAATAAGCTTTCAATTCTAAAACTGGCTGAAGCAGAGGAAAGTTTCAGGTCGTATTCTTTCCTCTTATTCACGTGAAAACAATGGAAGTAAAgggattgaaagagaaagaggaaagtcAAAATTTTTAGACTGGGATAagtgtttctttttttccctttaattttcccATCATTATGAACTCCATCTGATTATGGATCTTAGAAATctagaaaatggtttttttttttttttttggcctctTTGGGATTTGGAATGGATAAGAAGATGAAACAGCGACAAAGAGCTTTTTCTCCCACTCACCATGCGGCGGTGTCGGATAAGAAAATTGGAAACTTCAAGGAAGCCCAGTCTAAAACGGAGCAGACAAAAAGATAACGGAACAAACGGTGAATTCCACCATTTGACACAGTCAAGGGTTTAGTCTCTGTTACAGAGACTCTTTCAGAATCAATGTAGCCCTTCGAGATTCGAAGTCAATGaattgaagattaaaaaaataaaacagttaATTtgacagaaagaaagaaagatggggAAGAGTTTGGAATTTACGCGAAGTTGTCACCATATCTGGTATGGACGCCAATTTCAGCCCTGGAAGGGGTTTTCCGGGCCACTTTCTTGCCGGATTTTGTAGCTTCCTCTGCTTTCCCTACCACAACCGAGATTACTTTATCCTCCGAAATCGCACAAAGCGTAGGCTGCCACTGAGCCACCGCCGACGAGACAGAGTTCGATCTGTTCAATCGGCGGCGTTGCCTACACGGCAAAGATCGTGACTCTTCCCTGCGCGATGGAGTTATCGGCACAGTCGGTTGATTCGGGTAGCCGAAGCAAGGCACGAATTCCAGAAAGCTCTTCATAGTCCTCCCTTTTCTCAATGGATTTACAAGTTTAATAAAGTTAATTTCTTCAAATCTATTCCACTTTTACAATTAGATTACAGATCTTGCCATCTCTGAAACActatctcattcttcttcttcttcggttcTTCCTCCCTCACTTGCCGCCGTTGCCGTCGCCGCTCTGCTTGACAAACCTACAAACACCTCTTGAGCTTTCTAGTCCGCACCCTTCTATAAACAAGATTTCCTTTTCATCAGAAAGGTAGGTTTTAATGCCATGTAGTCAGCTTTGGTGTAATATTTGTAGACTGCCATTCCATAGACCGTCAGATCTGATTCTGGATTTTAATCGTGTGATCATTTTGAGATCAGACGGCTTAGTAGTTCTTCTATAATTTATTGAGTTTATTTCTGACCCCACACGAGACCTATCCTAGTTTTGTCTCTATCGGAGCAAAAAACGAACGATAGTTAGCCAATAACAAACGGGAATTCAATTCTAACATGCGAAGAGCGTGACTGTTgtaaaaaaacaccaaaattcaGTAGGTCTCACTCTCAccttacgttttttttttttttttttttggaattggaagctttatatatatatattttgtatagagGGGGCGGGGGTCGAACCGGGGATGGGATAAGATTCCAGCCAgaagactcgaactcgagacctcctggtgagtaTGGCCATGAAGCGCACCACTCTCACCTTACTTTATATGGTGAGGTGTTGAGATTAGTAGTGACGATGAAGTATTCACATGTTCAGTTCAATATTTTATAAATCTATTATGatcagggatgtaaatggataatagaaaatttgtatttgattcgtatttgtatttatttaagagaatttataataaaaaattttaattttaaaaaactatccttatccaTTCGAAAGTTTTTCTGATGTGAATGAGCGCACAAATTTGTTGTCTCAccttgatgaaataaaaaatcccatccatttTGATACCTTGTGCGTGTTCTCATTGCCTCCTTTACTAGTGCATGGGCTACACAACCAAAGAGAGATCTCTTTCCTTTTCGAATATTATCCAATCTGTGTTTAACTACGATAATAAAAATGTAATTAAATAATAGTTTTATAATACTACATACCTCTATTAACTCATATTTTAATACAAGTAAttaaacggaaaaaaaaaagattcataaGGACACCAATGTAATCTCCAGTGTTCTATCGCACAATGCAAATAGATAGAgttgtgccaaaaaaaaaaaataatgcagATAGTGAGATTGAAATGCCGCTCTCTTCAAACACAACTCCACCCTCTAGTCTCCATTAGGGACGTAAGTGGATAAGTGTAAATCCGTATTCGCTTCATGTTCATATACATTTAAGGGAATTTATATTCAAGAAATTGATTTCCAGAAATTCTCG encodes:
- the LOC122640544 gene encoding uncharacterized protein LOC122640544, yielding MKSFLEFVPCFGYPNQPTVPITPSRREESRSLPCRQRRRLNRSNSVSSAVAQWQPTLCAISEDKVISVVVGKAEEATKSGKKVARKTPSRAEIGVHTRYGDNFARASVPLAIPAFSPTAFLF